The DNA segment CGAAGACTTCGACGAACTTGTACTGGACGAACCCCAGCTCGATGCGCAGGAGTGCCTCAAATACCTGGGCGCTGTCGTCTCCCGTCATCCGCACGATCTGGAGCCCGTACCCCCGGTCGTGGAGATCGACCTGTCGAGGTACCGCATCACCGCGGATGCCGGCGCCGTGGCAGGGCTCGACAGCCGACCTGACCTCCTGCAGATGGACCCGTACGCTTTCGAGCGGCTCGTACGCGAACTGTTCGAAGCGATGGGCTTCGAGACCTGGCGGACTCAGGGTTCTCGGGATGATGGTGTGGACGCTGTAGCTGTACAGCGTGACCCAGTGGGGACCACGGTTTTCGCCATCCAGGCGAAGCGGTCGAAGAACGCCGTGCCCGTTGAGACAGTCCGCGCGTTGGCAGGAGTGATGCACGACAAAGCTGCAAGCCGTGGAGTCCTGGTGACGACCTCATGGTTCGGAAAAGCAAGCGATGACTTCGCTCACCGAACGGGCAGGATGCAACTCATCAACGGACGCAACCTGAAGGCGCTCCTCAAGGAGTACTTGAACATGGACGTCTTGATCGGCCTCCCGAAGACACCTCCGGGTTGGCAGCCCTCTGACGTCCAATGAGGTGTTCAGACGGACCGATTGACCAAGCTGCAGCCCTGCACCACAACCGCACCGGATAGAGCGGGGAGCACCGGGGAATCACGGTGAAGTCAACCCAGCCCGGAGAGACCGCGCCCCGACTGTTTGCCCAGGTCAGCGAACCAGCCGTCCGCAAATGCCCGCAGCTTCCCAAGCTGATGGCATGGGGCAAGGAGCCAGCAAGGGGGCGTGGGAACCGCGGTGAGCGGTTTAGGCGTTTGGCTTCACGTCAGGGCCGCCTTTTCTACGCTGGTTGCGGAGCCGCGCGGATCGGGGGATCAAGTGAGTGCTGAGATCGGGCAGTTGGTGGAGCAGGCAGGTCCGTATCTGGCGACCGCGGCGAGTGCGTATGGGGTGGCGGTGTTCACCCGGGCCGAGAGCGCGGCCGTGGACGCCACAGCGAACCTGGGGCGGCGCATCCTGCAGGCCGTGTGGCGCCGCCGTGACGAGCGGGGCCGGACGGAGCTGGAGGCCGCGGTCCAGGAAGCGGCCGAAGCACCGGACGATGCGGACGCGGCTGCCGCCCTGCGCCAGCAGATCAAGCGGGCGCTGCGTGACGACGCCGAGTTGCTGGCCGAGCTGGCCCGGATGCTGCCCGCCGCCGGTGAGACGGTGCACGTGACGGCGTCGGGTGAGCGGTCCATCGCCGCGAAGACCATCGGCACGGCCGTCACCGGGGACAACACGACGATCAGGCCATGACCAACAGCGATGCGGCCAGCGCGGACGGTCCGCAGGCGATTGGGCCGCGGTCCCTGGCGGTGGGCGGCGGCGTCAGTGTGGCGATCACCGGCGACGGCGGCCAGGTAGTGATGCTCCCGGCCGAGGCGGTGCGCTGGGCCAGGGAGGTGGAGGCGCCGCCGGGGGCCGGGAATCTACCCGGATCTGCATCCGGCGTCTTCGTCGGACGTGAACATGAACTGGCCGAGTTGCGCCGGCTCCTGGCCGACGAGGGGGAGGCCGCTGTCACTCAGGTGCCCGGTTCACGGGCGATCCATGGGCTGGGCGGGATCGGCAAGAGCACGCTCGCCCTGCACTACGCCCATACGCACCGGCGCACCTACACGCTGGTGTGGTGGATCAACGCGGCAAGTACCGAGCAGATCGTCGCCAGCTTGGCCACCCTGGCCATGCGGCTGTGCCCGCAATGGGCCGCCACCACGGGCGTGCAGGAGCGGGCGGCGTGGGCGATCCTGTGGCTGCAGTGGCATCCCGCCTGGCTGCTGGTGTTCGACAACGTCGAAGATCCCACCGACCTGCGCCACTACCTCGGCACGCTTCCGGACGGCCATCACCTCGCCACCAGTCGCACCGCGACCGGCTGGCACACCATCGCCCCCACCATGACGCTGGGCCTGCTCGACACCGATGCGGCCCTAAAACTGCTCTGCACCCTGGCGCTCGGAGCAGAGCACACCCCCACCCCAGACCAACGGCAGGACGCAGCCGCCCTTGCCGCCGAACTTGGCTACCTGCCCCTCGCGCTGGAACAAGCCGGCGCATACCTCTTTGAGACCGGAGCCTCTCTGACCGACTATCGAGGCATGCTGGGGCGGGTCATGGACACGGCTGTCGGCGGAATCGACCCCGAGCGGACCATCGCCCGCATCTGGCGCCACACCCTGACCGCCATCGAAGACCGCCTCCCGCAAGCCGTCACGCTCCTCAACGCCATGGCCTGGCTCGCACCCGACGACATCCCCCGCACCCTGCTCGCCTCGCTCTGCCCCGACCCGCTCACCCTCGGCGAGGCCCTGGGTGCACTGCACGCGTACAACATGATCGCGTACAGCACCGACCGCCAGAGCACCAGCATCCACCGCCTGGTGCAGACCGTGCTGCGCCACCGACCCGCCATGAACTCCGAGGCACATCCACCCGGCCGACAGGACGCTGAACACCTCATCCAGCAGGCCATCCCCGACGAGGAGGCGAACACTCCGGGGTGGGAGCGAATTCTTCCCCATGTCGTGGCCGTCGCCGACTCGACACCGCACACCAGCCTGGCGTCGGCCGAAACCGCCGACGCCTACGAGGCCGCCGCACAGTACCTGTATCGCCAAGGGCGCGACGCCCACACCATCCGCCTACGGACAGCCACCCTCGCGCAGCACGAGCGGGACCTGGGCGACACCCACCCCGACACCCTGATCAGCCGCAACAACCTGGCCTACGCCTACCGGGCGGCGGGAGACCTGAGGCGGGCCATCCCCCTGCACGAAGCCACCCTCGCCCAGAGCGAGCAGGTCCTGGGCGACACCCACCCCAACACCCTGACCAGCCGCAACAACCTGGCCGGCGCCTACGAGTCGGCGGGGGATCTGGAGCGGGCCATCCCCCTGTACGAGACCACCCTCGCCCAGCGCGAGCAGGTCCTGGGCGACACCCACCCCTCCACCCTGATCAGCCGCAACAACCTGGCCGGCGCCTACCGGGCGGCGGGCGACCTGGGGCGGGCCATCCCCCTGTACGAGACCACCCTCGCCCAGCGCGAGCAGGTCCTGGGCGACACCCACCCCGACACCCTGATCAGCCGCAACGACCTGGCCGGCGCCTACCATTCGGCGGGGGATCTGGGCCGGGCCATCCCCCTGCACGAGACCACCCTCGCCCAGAGCGAGCAGGTCCTGGGCGACACCCACCCCGACACCCTGACCAGCCGCAACAACCTGGCCGGCGCCTACCGGGCGGCGGGCGACCTGGGCCGGGCCGTCCCCCTGTACGAGACCACCCTCGCCCAGCGCGAGCAGGTCCTGGGCGACACCCACCCCGACACCCTGACCGCCCGCAACAACCTGGCCGGCGCCTACCGGGCGGCGGGCGACCTGGGCCGGGCCGTCCCCCTGTACGAGACCACCCTCGCCCAGCGCGAGCAGGTCCTGGGCGACACCCACCCCGACACCCTGACCAGCCGCAACAACCTGGCCTACGCCTACGAGTCGGCGGGGGATCTGGAGCGGGCCATCCCCCTGTACGAGACCACCCTCGCCCAGCGCGAGCAGGTCCTGGGCGACACCCACCCCTCCACCCTGATCACCCGCAACAACCTCGCGCATGCCCGTGAAACTGCGGAGACCGTACAGCAACGCGATACAGCAACCCCTACAACCGCCCCCGACCTTCAGCGCTCCTCAGGCACTTCCGACTAGCCGGAGTGCCTCTCAGCGACCGCCCGGGCCTGTGCCGGACCGTCTCATTTTCCGTCTCATTCAGCTACGTTCACCGCCGTTCAGGAGGGTCCACCAGCAGAAGCCGTCTCGGCATACACCCGCCCATGAACCCAGGTGAACGACCCTGTACACACCCCAACACTCGACCAACACAGTTGGAAATCGTGTTGCCATCGGAGTCCGCTCACAGCCCACGGAGGACGGCAAGGCGTGATCAGCTTGGAGTGTGGAGACCATCATCGCCAGCGGCATAGCCGTCCTGGGAACGCTGCTTGGTTCGGGGATAACCCTGGCGTTCCAGCAGCGCACCGCCGACAAGAGCCACCAGTTCACCCGCCAGGAGAAGCTGCGACAGGAACGACTCGATGCCTTCTCCGCCTACGCCGGCGCATTGGTCAACTACCGCCGCTGCCTGGTTCACCTCTGGTTCTGCGAGCACGAACAGCCACCACCGGAGGACCCCGACACAGTACGGATCCGCGCCTACGACCTACGCTCCAACGCCCAAGAGGCCCTGTTCCGGGCACAGATGCTCACCGATGACGAAACGCTGAGCCAGGCCGCGGAGAACGTGCTCGCAGACATTACGACGCTGTCCAAGACAGCCAGCAGAACAGGACTCGACGATGCCAGGGTACGAACCCGTGACGACATCAGCCGACTGGTCAGAGCAGCCAAGCAACACCTATGAGGCACTTGCAGACGCGCCGGCTCGTAGTGCCCCACGCCGACAGTGACCGCACCACAAGCGCACCAGATCGAGCGGGGAACAGCGGGGAATCACGGTGAAAGCAGTCGAGCCCACAGAGGTGGCGAACCTGCCGTTCGAGCAGGTCGACGCCGACGACGGGCCCTCGATGCCCGCAGCTTCCCAAGCTGATGGTGTGAGGCGGGAGCCAGCGAGGAGCGAGTGAAACCTCGGCGGGTGATTCGGGCGTTTTGCCTTCACGGTGGGGGCAGTGTTTCTACGCTGGGTTCTTTCGGAGCCGCGCGCATCGGGGGATCAAGTGAGTGCTGAAATCGTGGCGTTGGTCGAGCAGGCGGGCCCGTACTTGACGTCTGCGGTGGGGGCGTACGGGGCAGCGGTGCTGACCCGAGCCCAGGACGTTGCCGCGGATGCCACTGTCGGTCTCGGGCAGCGGATCCTTCAGTTGGTCTGGCGCCGTAGGGACGAGGAGGGCCGGGCCGAGCTGGAACGGGTGGTGGACGAGGCCGCCGACGAACACGACGACGCGTATTCCACGGCGGTGCTGGGCAGGCTACTCAAACGCGCGTTGCAGGATGATGCCGGGCTGCGGGAGGAACTGGCCGCCCTGCTGCCCGCCCGGGCCGCGGGCTCGGTCACCATCAAGGCGTCCGGCGAGCGGTCGATCGCCGCCCAGCACATCGGCACCGCGATCACCGGGGACGGTCATCTCCCGCGACGGCCATGAGTGCGGACAACGCCCTGTCCCGGCCACGGATCGAAGCCGCGGGAGACCGCTCAATAGCGGCCGGACAGATCGGTACCGCTTACACCGGGGACGTGCTGCCCGCCGAGGCGTTGTATGCGCCGGACAAGATCACCGCGGCCCCGGGCACCTCGAACCTGCCCCCGGCCACCCTCTGTCTGGGCCGCGGGGAAGAACTGGCCTGGCTGCGCCGCACTCTCACCGACCGGCAAGAGGGCGCCATCACGCAGAGCGGCGCGGTGCACGGGCTCGGCGGGATCGGCAAGAGCGCTCTGGCCCTGCACTACGCCCACCGCCACCGCAGCGACTACGCCCTGATCTGGTGGATCAACGCCGGTTCGCCCGATGAGATCGAGACATCCCTCACCAACCTCACGCACACGCTGGTTGCTGGCTGGGCGGCCACGGCCGAACGCGCCGCGCAGCTGTCCTGGGCGATGCAGTGGCTGGCCTGGCACCCGGGGTGGCTGCTGGTCTACGACAACGTCGAGGACCCCGACGACCTCGCCCCGTACACCGGGGCACTGCATCGCGGGCACCACTTGGCCACCAGCCGCCGCGCGAGGGGCTGGCCCGACAGCGCCCCCACGCTGGCCCTGGGCACCCTCGACCCCGATGACGCCACCGCACTGCTGTGCCGCCTCGTCTTCAAGGACGCCACTCCCACACCCCGGCAGCGGGCCGAGGCCCACGCTCTCGCCGACGACCTGGGGCACTTTCCGCTGGCGATCAAACAGGCCAGCGCCTACCTCGCCCAGAACCGTGGCATCAGCCTCGCCGCCTACCGCCGCCGCCTGGGCGCCAAGCTCGCCAAGTCCGCCCACGGCATCGACGCCGAACGCACCATCGCTCGCATCTGGAACGTCACACTCCACGCCCTGGAGGAGGAGAACCCGCTGGCCGTACAGGTGCTTCACACTGCCGCCTGGCTCGCCCCCGACGACATCCCACACGTCCTGCTCACCCCGCCCGGTGCCAACCCGGACGACACCGCGGAAGCCATCGGCACCCTGGCCGCCTACAGCATGGTCACCGACACCGGCAGCGGTCTCAGCATCCACCGCATGGTCCAAACCGTCCTGCGCACTCCCCAAGGCACCGTCGGCATGCACTCAGAGCGTCACCTCCATGGACGCGACCGCGCCGAACAAGCGTCCTGCGCCATCTGACCCCGCACCCGGGCCAGGGCAACACCACCGACACTCAGTGGGACTCCCTTAGAACTCGTAACACGATCTTGTTGAGATGCCCTGGTCGGGCGTGACCGATGTGAAGATTCGGCCGTTCGGGAGGGTGTGAGTACTCGGCCATGGATCGTGGATGACGACTTGTGGATGCTGATCGAGCCGCTGCTGCCGCCCTGGCCGGAGCGGTCGCCGGGGCCGCGCCCGGTCGCGGACCGGCTATGTCTGCAGGGAATCCTGTACGTCCTCCACAACGACATAGCCTGGCAACTGCTGCCGCTGGAGTTGGGGTTCGGCTCCGGGCAGACCTGCTGGCGCAGGTTGGAGCGGTGGCAGCAGTCAGGTGTCTTCAACCAACTGCACCGGATCCTGCTCGCCGAACTGAACGCCGCCGGCGAACTCAACTGGTCCAGGGCGTGCGTGGACGGCTCCCACATCCGCGCGAAAAAGGGGGAGCCGACACCGGTCCGTCGCCGGTCGACCGGCGGAAGACGGGCAGCAAGCACCACTTGATCTGCGACGGACGCGGCACCCCGCTCAAGGTCATCACGACTGCTGCCAACGTCAATGACGTCACCCAGACCCTCGCCCTGGTCGACGGCATCCCGCCCGTGGCAGGGCGTCCCGGCCGGCCACGCCGCCGCCCCGACTCGCTGCTCGGCGACAAGGGTTACGACTCCAACCCCAGCCGCGACGAGCTGCGCAAGCGCCGGATCCTGCCGGTCATCTCCCGCAAGGGCGCCCCGAACATCAAGGGGCTGGGCAAACTCCGCTACGTCGTCGAGCAGACCTTCGCCCTGCTCCACCAGTTCAAACGCCTTGCCGTCCGCTGGGAACGCCGAACCGAACTCCACGACGCCTTCGTCTCATTGGCCTGCAGCCTCATCTGCTGGAGGCGACTGAAGAAGCACCGGTCATGATCGTGTCACGAGCCTCTAGCTACAACTCACACCACTCACCCAGAGGGCCGGCCGCCTGCGTCTGGGTGAAGTCGTGCACCAGGTCCCACGCCCGATCGGTGTCCAGGACAAACTCGCCCGTGAACGCGGCGAGGTCGTCCATGATCGGGACTTCGACCTCGGCACCCGAGGGCACGGTGCCGTCTCCTACGAGCAGAGACATCCGCTCGGCGTCACTCATCAGATGGACAACCGCGTGATCACCTCGGAAGGCCAGGACCAGCACCGGGAACTCTTTGTTCGGCAACCGAACCTTGACGTACCCCTGGCCGCAGGAACGCAGGTCGTTGAAGCGGTCTGACAGGTCCTTCACCTCTGAACGTCTCTCAACCGGATGGAACAGCCCAGATTCCGGCGACGTCGCCGCCCACATCACGCTCATCCAGCCACTCTTCCCCACACAAGCCGTCGCCCGCGATCTAGGCCCACGCTCCCACGCTCCACCACAACAGGACTACTGGGACTGGGCCGCATGATCGTGTTACGAGCTCTTACGCCTCATCTGGTCACCCTCGCCGCCAGCACACCGCTCAGACACCACGACACCCCCCTTGCCGAGGCATATGCCACTGCCGCCAACCGTCTTTACCAGCAGGGCCACACCGCGCGCACTATCCCCCTATTTGAGGCCATTCTTGCCGAGCGGGAGCACGCCCTCGGCGACACCCACCCTGACACCTTGCTCATCCGCAACAACCTTGCTAGTGCCTACGAATCGGCGGGGGATCTGGGGCGGGCCATCCCTCTGTACGAGGCCACCCTTGCCCAGCGCGAGCAGGTACTCGGTGACACCCACCCCAACACCCTGACTAGCCGCAACAGCCTCGCCGGCGCCTACGAATCGGCGGGGGATCTGGGGCGGGCCATCCCTCTGTACGAGGCCACCCTTGCCCAGCGCGAGCAGGTACTCGGTGACACCCACCCCAACACCCTGACTAGCCGCAACAGCCTCGCCGGCGCCTACGAATCGGCGGGGGATCTGGGGCGGGCCATCCCTCTGTACGAGGCCACCCTTGCCCAGCGCGAGCAGGTACTCGGTGACACCCACCCCAACACCCTGACCATCCGCAACAACCTTGCCAACGCGTACCAAGCGGCGGGGGACCTGGAACGGGCCATCCCCCTGCACCAGACCACCCTCGCCCAAAGCAAGCAGGCCCTCGGCGACACCCACCCCCACACCCTGGCCAGCCGCAACAACCTTGCCAACGGTCGTAAAGCCGCCCAAGCGGTACAGCAGAGAAGTACAGCAACCTCAGCAACCGACCATGACTGACAACTATCCTGAGCAACCGAACGGCGGCCTCTATGCCCCTTGTTGACCGGTCTCTGTAGAGCTACGGATCAGATGCTGTTCTGCTGCAAGCTCCACCAGACCGCAGCATCGGTGAGTGTCTAACTGCGTGACAACGCCAGCGGATAACGGCGGACGAGCGCGAACACCTGCGGACAATCAGCGCAGGCTGGAGGTACAGCAGCCCAAGCATGAGCGTGCGCCCAAGTTGCTTCGGGACGAAGAAGTCACCGCGCAATGTCTTGTCCACCGCGGTTCCGCCGTCGCAGGTTGCTGACGCCGGCCTGCCCACCATCAGCGCCGGAAAGCAGAAGGGCCCACCGACTTCATCGGCGGACCCTCGCGAAAGATCGTCACTTCTGCGGGAAGGTCACAGCGTCCAGGGGGCGAGGAGGTGGCAGTCCAGGATCTTGTGGGCTGTCTTCCGGCGGGATCGGCTGGGGTGGAACAGGGCGACGTGCACGATGACGACGTACACGGTGATCCAGATGTACAGGGCCGTGATCAGTGCCCAGGACAGGGGGCCGGTCGTCGGGAGGAGGTCGGTGAAGGTCATCAGCATGGGTTCTCCTGGTTCGTTGCCGGGCCGTGTAGTCCGGCGGTTCCCCAAGAGCACCACGTGCGGGGCACCTGGCCTTGGTGAAGGTGGGGGGGCTCTATATCTTCCGAAGCCACGTCCTCTTGTGGCGGGAGTGGGTAGATTCGCGCCATGTCTTCTACGGCTGGTCCGGTATCCGCTGATCAGCAGCTCATCGACCACGCGCGACAGCACGGCTACGGGGTGTCGACAAAGCAGCTCGCGTCCTGGCGGCGGGCCGGTCTATTGCCAAGGCACAGGGTGCGGGCATTGGGCCGGGGGCGCGGGAGTGCGTCGGTTCCGGCCGACGAAGCATTCGGCTTGGTCGTGGCGCTCGCCCGGTTGGCCCGGCGTGGTGCTCGACCGTTTCATTTGGTGCTGGCCTTGTTCGGCGAGGGACATCCGGTGCCGGAGCTCGCGGTGCGGGAGGCCTTCGGGCAAGCCGTCCGGGGTCTTGGTACCGGTCTCGGTGACGAGGGTCCGATAGCCCGAGAGGACGAGGAGGAGTGGGCGGAGCGTGTCGCCGACGAGGTGGTCGCCTCCGGTCAGCGGGTCCGACTCGTTCCCGCTCGGGCCCGCCGGATCGATGAGGGAATCATCCGGTGCATGCGTAACCGGGGTGTGGTGTGGCCTCCGCCGGAGCTGGCTGAGCTGGACCTGAACCCAGACCCTCCGAATCTGTCCGACAGCGATGTTACGGCTGCGGTAGTGACCACGGTGCTGCGCGGGGGTGCCGCCATCACGCCGCAGGGAATCGGTGATGTGCTGCGGGCCATGCAGCCTACGGGGTGGTACAACCCATGGGCGTCCTTGGCTGAATACACGGTCGTGGACGTCCCGGATCTTGCCGAGGAGGTGTTTTCCCCCGATGGCGGTATGAGCACCCTCCCCGACCGCCCTGTCCTCGACACCCTGCTGTGTCTGGCGGAGACAGCGACCCTGGATGATCTACGGGACGCTTGGGAGGCGAGCGGAGCGACCCGGGAATGGGCTATCGACCTGTGCGTACGAGTCGAGGCGGAGATTGAGGCCAACCTGCTGGATGACGCGGCCTACGAATGGATGATGGGCAGAACCCTTGGGATGGGAATGCTGCTGATGGCCGACGTGAGTAAGCGTCACTGGTCCCCGGCGGACCAAGCGTCGACTTCCGTGGGTCTGTTGATGATGCGGCAGGGGTTCCGCTATCTCGATGAGAAGGTGCCCGGCTGCGAGTGGGAGCTGCTCGAATCCCCCGCCATGATGCCACCCCCGCTACTGCCGTTCTTCCGGGCCGGTCTCGGCCGCTCCGGGTGAGGACATAGCCTCGCGCTTTCATGAAGCGGGCTGTCCGAGGGGCGCTCTGGAAAGCGGAGAGTGACTTTGAACAGCGATTTTCGATGTCAAGAAGACGCTCTCCCGGACGACTACTACAGCGCGGCGTGCGTACAGGAACATGCCGCCTGACTGCTCGCCTGGTCAGCGGAACCAGCAGCGTGGCCGAGGCGAGTGGGAGCACAGCGAGGAACACACGCGCGAGGCCAGCAGGCACCCCCGCCGTCGTGGCTGACTGCCATCAGCTGAGCTTCAGGCGAGGCATGTCGAGGGCGTGGGCCGTCGTCGAGCGTGCCGAAGCTGGGCCGTCCCTGGGCCGTCCGAGGCCGCTCGGCAGTGGCCAATGACGACCAACGACGACGACCAGGCGCACGAGCCCACCGCCTCTGATCA comes from the Streptomyces sp. NBC_00443 genome and includes:
- a CDS encoding IS5 family transposase (programmed frameshift), whose protein sequence is MLIEPLLPPWPERSPGPRPVADRLCLQGILYVLHNDIAWQLLPLELGFGSGQTCWRRLERWQQSGVFNQLHRILLAELNAAGELNWSRACVDGPHPREKGGADTGPSPVDRRKTGSKHHLICDGRGTPLKVITTAANVNDVTQTLALVDGIPPVAGRPGRPRRRPDSLLGDKGYDSNPSRDELRKRRILPVISRKGAPNIKGLGKLRYVVEQTFALLHQFKRLAVRWERRTELHDAFVSLACSLICWRRLKKHRS
- a CDS encoding tetratricopeptide repeat protein, which codes for MIVLRALTPHLVTLAASTPLRHHDTPLAEAYATAANRLYQQGHTARTIPLFEAILAEREHALGDTHPDTLLIRNNLASAYESAGDLGRAIPLYEATLAQREQVLGDTHPNTLTSRNSLAGAYESAGDLGRAIPLYEATLAQREQVLGDTHPNTLTSRNSLAGAYESAGDLGRAIPLYEATLAQREQVLGDTHPNTLTIRNNLANAYQAAGDLERAIPLHQTTLAQSKQALGDTHPHTLASRNNLANGRKAAQAVQQRSTATSATDHD
- a CDS encoding tetratricopeptide repeat protein translates to MTNSDAASADGPQAIGPRSLAVGGGVSVAITGDGGQVVMLPAEAVRWAREVEAPPGAGNLPGSASGVFVGREHELAELRRLLADEGEAAVTQVPGSRAIHGLGGIGKSTLALHYAHTHRRTYTLVWWINAASTEQIVASLATLAMRLCPQWAATTGVQERAAWAILWLQWHPAWLLVFDNVEDPTDLRHYLGTLPDGHHLATSRTATGWHTIAPTMTLGLLDTDAALKLLCTLALGAEHTPTPDQRQDAAALAAELGYLPLALEQAGAYLFETGASLTDYRGMLGRVMDTAVGGIDPERTIARIWRHTLTAIEDRLPQAVTLLNAMAWLAPDDIPRTLLASLCPDPLTLGEALGALHAYNMIAYSTDRQSTSIHRLVQTVLRHRPAMNSEAHPPGRQDAEHLIQQAIPDEEANTPGWERILPHVVAVADSTPHTSLASAETADAYEAAAQYLYRQGRDAHTIRLRTATLAQHERDLGDTHPDTLISRNNLAYAYRAAGDLRRAIPLHEATLAQSEQVLGDTHPNTLTSRNNLAGAYESAGDLERAIPLYETTLAQREQVLGDTHPSTLISRNNLAGAYRAAGDLGRAIPLYETTLAQREQVLGDTHPDTLISRNDLAGAYHSAGDLGRAIPLHETTLAQSEQVLGDTHPDTLTSRNNLAGAYRAAGDLGRAVPLYETTLAQREQVLGDTHPDTLTARNNLAGAYRAAGDLGRAVPLYETTLAQREQVLGDTHPDTLTSRNNLAYAYESAGDLERAIPLYETTLAQREQVLGDTHPSTLITRNNLAHARETAETVQQRDTATPTTAPDLQRSSGTSD